The window CTGAGAAAATATAATTATTATCCCCTGTTAAATAACCACCATGAGGTCCTGCAATTTGAGCGGTACCAGTTTTTACTGCAATACTCTTTCCAGGCATTTTGTAAGCCGCTCCAGTACCATAGGAAGCATTAACAACATCCTGCATACCTTTCAGTACTGCCTTAGCGGTCTTAGCGGAATAAATAGGCTCACCAACCTTTGTTCGGTGGAATTTTTCGACTACCTTACCTGATGGAGAAACTATTTTTTCAACAAATTGCGGTTTCACCATTTGGCCGTTATTTGCCAAAGCACTATAAGCCTGCATCATTTGCATTGCATTAACGTTAACACCCTGTCCAAATGCAGTAACTGCTTGATTCAAAGGCGTTGAAAAGTTTAAAATCCCAGCCGTTTCTCCAGGAAGTGTTACTCCCGTCTTTTTACCAATTCTGTATTTATTCAAATATTCTTTCCAAGTCTTTGCTCCCATCTTTTGTTCTAGCTTTACAAAACCAACATTACTTGATCTAGGAAAAGCCTGACTAAATGGAATCGTTCCCCAACCACTATTATTCCAGTCGTGGATTGTTGAACCCTGAACTGTTACTGATCCAGACTTGTATTGTTCGTTAGGATTATAATTGCCACTTTGAATAGCACTTGAATAAGTCAAGACTTTAAACACAGAACCTGGTTCATATGAATCTTGAACTAACATATTTCGCCATGAAGTATCCAAACCCTTTTTAGTTTGAGGATTAAAAGTAGGACGCTGGGAAGCAGCTAAAATTTTACCAGTCTTAATATCTTCTACAACTGCTGTTAGTGCTTTAGGCTTATATTTATCTTGAACTTGCGACATTAAAACTTCTAGATAAGTTTGCAATCTTGAGTCAAGTGTTAAGTAAATATTATCTCCATCTTTTGTTGCTCGAGCATTCTTCTGGCTATTAGGCAATTGATAGTTTTCAGCATCTACAAATGCTTCACGATAACCATCTTTACCAGCTAATTGCTTATTAAAATAAGCTTCAATTCCCATTGTCCCCACTAAATTACTAGTTCCTTGACTCTTTTGTGGTTGAGCCAGACCAATAATGTGAGAAGCAAAATTTCCATTTGGATAAAGGCGAGATGGGGTTTCAATAAATTTAATTCCTGGCAACTTCATATCTTCAATTCTATTCTTTTGAGATAAAGTCAAACCAGTACCAGCCGAACCAAATTCAACCTGAAAAGCCTTATGTTTAGGAGTTAAATATGAATATATTTTTTCTTCACTTAATGGAAGTACTTCAGCCAATTTTTGTGCTGTTTTGCGCTTATTAGTAACATACATTGGCTTATTATGGTAATCAATAGAACTCTTATCTAAAATTGCATACACGGTAAACACATGAGCATCTTCTGCAAGAGTTAAACCATTCTTATCATAAATAGTTCCTCGAGTTGCCTTTAAGACTTCATTTCGACGGTATATTTGATTTACACGCTTATTCAAATCTTCACCGGCAACTTGATTTGAAATTCCTATATATAAAAATCTACCTATAAATACAAGAAAAACCAAAGCCAAGACTAGCTGGAGGATTCTCCCCACCGTAAAGCGGTAGCCGTGGGCTTTGGATCTATTTCTATTTAAGTTATTAAACTTTTTCATTAACGGACATTCCTAATGTTACTCTCAACCAAGTGCAAGCCTTGATCACGAGCAATTTTATTAATTCTAGTAGTTGACGTTAATTCACCAATCTCCTGACGAAGATCAGTGTTATGACTTTTTTGAGAAATTATTGTTTGCTCAACATTTGCTAACTGATGCTGTGCACTAGTAGCAGAAATGCTGGCTGAAACCAATAAGATCATTAATCCTAAAGTAATGAGTGAACCTAGAACGACTAAACTTTTTTCGAATGCTGTCCAAGGAACGCTTTTGGGATTAAGAACAATTGCTTTCTTTGGCTGCTCAGTCTGCTGTTGACTTTGTTGATAATTTAAATTTCTTGCTGAGCTATCAGCCATTTTCTTCTCCTTAAATTTTAACTAAAAACTATAATTTCTCTGCAACCCTTAACTTGGCACTGTGTGAGCGGTTATTTTCCTCTAATTCATCACTACTTGCCATGATAGGTTTGCGACTAACCAGCCGCAATGTTGGTTTACTGTCAGCCGGAACCATCGGCATTCCCCGTGGTATCTCGACTTCAGAATACTTCTTAAAGATCTTTTTGACGATCTTATCTTCATGAGACTGAAAAGTAATTACGCTAATTCGGCCACCCGGCTTCAATAGCTTAATTGCCTCTTCAAGAGATTCTTGCAATACACCTAATTCGTTGTTAACTGCAACTCGAATTGCTTGAAAGCTCTTCTTAGCAGGATGCCCTCCACTTCGTCTTGCATATGCTGGAATCGCATCTTTAATCACATCAACTAAATCAAATGTAGTTACAATAGGTTTTTCTTTTCTTCGATCAACTATCTTTCTAGCGATCTGACGAGAAAACTTCTCATCCCCATACCTATATAAAATGTCACTTAGTTCTTTTTGAGACCAAGTATTGACTATTGTATAGGCATCTAACTCTTGGCTTTGGTCCATCCTCATATCTAATCGTGCATCAAACCGATAAGAAAAACCACGTTCAGGTTGATCAAACTGCGGAGACGAAACTCCAAGATCGTAATAAATACCATCTATTCCATCTGAAATTCCCAGCTCTACCAGATTTTCTTTCAAATGACAGAAGTTATCATGAACCAACATTAATCTTGGTTCAGCTCCTGGTTTCAATTTCTCAGCAAAACTCTCTTTTGCCATCGAAATTGCATATTCATCTTGATCAAATCCAATAACAGTTCCTCTGTTCAATTTACTGAGTAAATATCGAGCGTGACCACCACCACCAAAAGTTGCGTCAACATAAAGACCATCATCTTTTGGATTTAAATTGTCTATTGTTTCGTGCAAAAGCACGCTTTTATGCTTGAATTTCATAATTTTCTATAACTCGATGTCATCCAAGTCTTCTGCGATATCGTCATAGTTTTCATTGGCTTCTTCCGAGAAATCATTCCAGCGTTCTGCTGACCAAATTTCAATTCGGTCGGAAACACCAACAATCACACATTCCTTAATGAGTGCGGCATGCTCTTTCAGTGTCATGGTCAGATTAACACGTCCTTGCTTGTCGAACTCACTCTCCATCGCACCTGAGTAGAAAAGTCGCGTAAATTTACGCGCACTTCTCTTCGTCAGTGGAAGTTTGGCTAACTTAGCCTCAATTTTTTGCCATTCTTCAATTGGATAGCCAAAAATACAGCCTTCCATTCCACGAGTAAATACCATCTTATCACCAATCTCGTCTCTAAATTTGGCCGGTATAATTAGCCGCCCCTTGCTGTCGAGATTGTGATGATACTCGCCCATGAACATGGTCTAGCCCCCTTTCCAATGAATAATTTACCACACTTCCCCACTTTCTACCACAAGTTTTACACTTTTTATTTAGATATTCTGTTATTTTATGATAATTAAAATTTTATTCAAAATAAAATGCCCTTATCTCAAGGATAAGAGCACTTTAAGTTTTTATAAAAATTGTGGGGAGTTCGTTATAATAAGAGCAAAATTAGAAGACCAACATACCAAACAATTGATGAAGCGGCTAAATAATGCCACAACATACCAAAAGTTTTTCCGACAGAAATATTTTTATTTTTGACAGCCGTATAAACTGACACGATTACTACCAAAATAAAGTATAGTAGAAATCCATAAGGTAAAAAGGATGGTTGCTTTGTTTCTTGCGTTAACAACTGGCAAGCAACAATAAAGAAAAATGGTAAAATATCATAACCGCTAAATTGTGCTTTAGGAAATAGTTTAACTAAAAAAGCAGCAACCACAATTCCACATAATGGAATCAAAAAGATAAGCAAAAAATTCATGAAAGACCTCCAATAAGTTTATTTTAAACTATTTCAATTAAATATAAAATTATAATTAAAATCATGGTACACTAGAATTATTAATTTAGGAGGGACACATGAGAAAACGTAAGAAAAAATCTGGATTTCAAAAATTAACTATTGTTATGGCCTGGTTCATGGCAGTTATTACCCTTCTTGGTGTAGTAGCTACTGCTCTAATTGGAACTGGTGTCTTTCAGTTTTAAAATATTTTGCATGTTAAAAGGAGTC of the Lactobacillus isalae genome contains:
- the ftsL gene encoding cell division protein FtsL, whose protein sequence is MADSSARNLNYQQSQQQTEQPKKAIVLNPKSVPWTAFEKSLVVLGSLITLGLMILLVSASISATSAQHQLANVEQTIISQKSHNTDLRQEIGELTSTTRINKIARDQGLHLVESNIRNVR
- a CDS encoding DUF3397 domain-containing protein: MNFLLIFLIPLCGIVVAAFLVKLFPKAQFSGYDILPFFFIVACQLLTQETKQPSFLPYGFLLYFILVVIVSVYTAVKNKNISVGKTFGMLWHYLAASSIVWYVGLLILLLL
- the rsmH gene encoding 16S rRNA (cytosine(1402)-N(4))-methyltransferase RsmH; the encoded protein is MKFKHKSVLLHETIDNLNPKDDGLYVDATFGGGGHARYLLSKLNRGTVIGFDQDEYAISMAKESFAEKLKPGAEPRLMLVHDNFCHLKENLVELGISDGIDGIYYDLGVSSPQFDQPERGFSYRFDARLDMRMDQSQELDAYTIVNTWSQKELSDILYRYGDEKFSRQIARKIVDRRKEKPIVTTFDLVDVIKDAIPAYARRSGGHPAKKSFQAIRVAVNNELGVLQESLEEAIKLLKPGGRISVITFQSHEDKIVKKIFKKYSEVEIPRGMPMVPADSKPTLRLVSRKPIMASSDELEENNRSHSAKLRVAEKL
- the mraZ gene encoding division/cell wall cluster transcriptional repressor MraZ, which produces MFMGEYHHNLDSKGRLIIPAKFRDEIGDKMVFTRGMEGCIFGYPIEEWQKIEAKLAKLPLTKRSARKFTRLFYSGAMESEFDKQGRVNLTMTLKEHAALIKECVIVGVSDRIEIWSAERWNDFSEEANENYDDIAEDLDDIEL
- a CDS encoding DUF4044 domain-containing protein gives rise to the protein MRKRKKKSGFQKLTIVMAWFMAVITLLGVVATALIGTGVFQF
- a CDS encoding penicillin-binding protein, translated to MKKFNNLNRNRSKAHGYRFTVGRILQLVLALVFLVFIGRFLYIGISNQVAGEDLNKRVNQIYRRNEVLKATRGTIYDKNGLTLAEDAHVFTVYAILDKSSIDYHNKPMYVTNKRKTAQKLAEVLPLSEEKIYSYLTPKHKAFQVEFGSAGTGLTLSQKNRIEDMKLPGIKFIETPSRLYPNGNFASHIIGLAQPQKSQGTSNLVGTMGIEAYFNKQLAGKDGYREAFVDAENYQLPNSQKNARATKDGDNIYLTLDSRLQTYLEVLMSQVQDKYKPKALTAVVEDIKTGKILAASQRPTFNPQTKKGLDTSWRNMLVQDSYEPGSVFKVLTYSSAIQSGNYNPNEQYKSGSVTVQGSTIHDWNNSGWGTIPFSQAFPRSSNVGFVKLEQKMGAKTWKEYLNKYRIGKKTGVTLPGETAGILNFSTPLNQAVTAFGQGVNVNAMQMMQAYSALANNGQMVKPQFVEKIVSPSGKVVEKFHRTKVGEPIYSAKTAKAVLKGMQDVVNASYGTGAAYKMPGKSIAVKTGTAQIAGPHGGYLTGDNNYIFSVVGVTPANNPRYCVYLTMKQPQKMSKPAETILSSIFKPIMNRLISISDSSAKVNEKVSVPALTGKSVEKAKEDANNAGVSVEVIGTGKTVSRQSVGAGVKQDTDSKIFLFTGGQVTCPNMVGWTEDEVNSFMTTTDIPITINGKGKVTKQSISAGKVIDKNSKLSVNLK